A window of Acidimicrobiia bacterium genomic DNA:
ACCTGCTCGACGGCGTATGGCGCCGCAACCCGACGCGTGTCACAGAACGGGAATGGCAGGCGCGGCTCGACCGGAAGCAGCCGGGGCGACGCTGGCCGGCCGTGACCGTAGTGTGAAACCGATGCTCGCGATCTCGGCCGATTCGCAGCGCGTGCTCGCCGAGCAGACCGCACACCTCGATCCCGACGTGCGCGACGGCATCGTCGGGCGTAACACCGCGCGTCTCTACGGGTTGGATGCGACCGACGGCATCGAAACCTGAGGCGTCAGGAGCGACGAGCGAAGCGAGTGCGACCAGAAAGCGACATCAGCTGAAGCGCGCGCGGTTGGTCATCAAGATCTCGTCGATCTTGTGAAGCGCGTCGGCATCGAGCTTCGCGAGCACGTCGAGCGCGCCGAGGTTCTCCGTCACCTGCGCGGCGCGACTCGCACCGGTGATGACGGTCGACACGTGCGGGTTGTGCGCACACCACGCGATCGCGAGCTGCGGGAGCGAGCAGCCGAGCTCGTCGGCGAACGACTTGAGCGCCCGCACCGCGTTGTTCGTTCGCTCGTCGCGCAGCGTGTGCTGCAGCCACTCGTAGCCTTCGAGCGCGCCGCGCGAACCCTCGGGAATGCCGTCGACGTACTTCCCCGACCACAATCCCGAAGCGAGCGGGCTCCACGTCGTGAGACCGAGGCCGATGTCGTCGTAGAGGCGCGCGTACTCCTGCTCGACGCGGCGCCGGTGCGTCAGGTGGTACTGGGGCTGCTCCATCACCGGCTTGTGCAGACCCTGACGGTCGGCGATGTCCCACGCGGCGCGGATCTCGTCCGGGCCCCACTCCGACG
This region includes:
- a CDS encoding aldo/keto reductase is translated as MEYRRLGGSGLQVSVLSFGSWVSFKDQMGVKEARACMETAYDGGVNFFDNAESYAGGESERIMGAAIAEMSWPRWSYVISTKLFWGLHEAPNMQNTLNRKYLMQAIDGSLERLGLDFVDLLFCHRGDPNTPIEETVWAMSDIVSSGKALYWGTSEWGPDEIRAAWDIADRQGLHKPVMEQPQYHLTHRRRVEQEYARLYDDIGLGLTTWSPLASGLWSGKYVDGIPEGSRGALEGYEWLQHTLRDERTNNAVRALKSFADELGCSLPQLAIAWCAHNPHVSTVITGASRAAQVTENLGALDVLAKLDADALHKIDEILMTNRARFS